Genomic window (Trueperaceae bacterium):
GCCGCCGACCTTCGGGTGGCCGCCACCGGGGCGAGACTCGGTCTGCCCGAAGTGCAGCTGGGTCTGATCCCCGGTTACGGCGGCACCCAACGACTGCCGCGCCTCATCGGCCTGGGCCGGGCACTCGACCTGATCCTCACCGGTCGTCACGTGCAGGCAGAGGAAGCTCTCACGCTTGGCCTCGTCAACCGGGTGGTCGACGACGCCCTCGAGGGAGCACGGGAGCTGGCTCGAGCCTGCCTCAAGAACGCTCCCATCGCGCTCGGGCTGGCCAAAGAAGCGGTGGTGCGCGGACTCGACGTCACGCTGCCTCAGGGCCTGGAGATCGAAGCAGACCTGTTCGGGATGGTCACCACCACCAACGACATGAAGGAGGGCACCAGCGCCTTCCTCGAGAAGAGAGCCCCCGAATTCAAGGGGAACTGACCGACCGCACGAAGGGAGCCGGCTAGCCGTGCCGTTCCGCATCAAGGTCTCGCTGGCCATCCTCCTGTCGCTTCTGGTCCTCGCCCTCGTTGGGCCGTTCCTCATCCCGGTGCCGCCGTTGGAGGGGACTTCGGCGGCAACGTCACTGGCTGGCGCGGACAGCAACTTCGCCGCTGTCGACGGGGTGACGCTTCACTACCTGGATGTGGGGTCCGGACCGACCGCATTCCTGCTGCTTCACGGCTACCCTTCCAATGCGGCGGGTTGGAGGTCGGTGTTGCCCGAGCTCTCGCTCTACGGCAGGGTCGTCGCTTACGACCGCGTCGGCTTCGGCCTGAGCGGCCGGCCGCTGCCTGGCTCCTGGGAGCGGGGTGAGAACCCGTACCTGCCGGGCGCTCAGGTCGAGCAGGCGGTCGCGCTCCTCGACGAGCTGGGGATCGACAGCGCCGTCTGGATAGCGAGTTCGACTGGCGGCCTGGTGGCGATCAGGGCCGCACTCGAGCATCCTGACAGGGTGAGCGCGCTAGTGCTGGAAAGCGCGCCCGTCTACAGCGGCAGGTCGCCGCCGGCCTGGTTGCGTCCGATCCTCTACTCGCCGCAGATGAGCAGGATCGGGCCGCTCCTGATGCGGCAGCTGGGCGGGCAACCGGGAATGGGACTCTATTCGTCGCAATGGGCCGACCCGGAGCGGATCGTCGATGAGGACGTCGAGGACTTCCGGGTTACCTTCCGGGTCGACGATTGGGACGAGGGGTTGTGGCAGATCACGAGGGCGAGCCGGCCGTTCGATGTCGAGGGTGAGCTCGAGAGTCTCGGGCAACCGGTACTGGTAATCGCCGGAGCCGGCGATCAGATCGTGCCGCCCGAGGAGAGTGAGC
Coding sequences:
- a CDS encoding alpha/beta hydrolase codes for the protein MPFRIKVSLAILLSLLVLALVGPFLIPVPPLEGTSAATSLAGADSNFAAVDGVTLHYLDVGSGPTAFLLLHGYPSNAAGWRSVLPELSLYGRVVAYDRVGFGLSGRPLPGSWERGENPYLPGAQVEQAVALLDELGIDSAVWIASSTGGLVAIRAALEHPDRVSALVLESAPVYSGRSPPAWLRPILYSPQMSRIGPLLMRQLGGQPGMGLYSSQWADPERIVDEDVEDFRVTFRVDDWDEGLWQITRASRPFDVEGELESLGQPVLVIAGAGDQIVPPEESERLAGELSQGTLALMEECGHIVHRECPAQFMQVLEGWLQGL
- a CDS encoding enoyl-CoA hydratase-related protein, which translates into the protein MAKDETGGNGGAGNPSVDEQEIDFEHLSYEVESNVATISIDRPEALNALNQELMIELGFALELAEADLDVQALIITGVGRAFVAGADIQNLQQLADGFSGREASLAGQDLMNSLAALPFPTIAAINGFALGGGLELALAADLRVAATGARLGLPEVQLGLIPGYGGTQRLPRLIGLGRALDLILTGRHVQAEEALTLGLVNRVVDDALEGARELARACLKNAPIALGLAKEAVVRGLDVTLPQGLEIEADLFGMVTTTNDMKEGTSAFLEKRAPEFKGN